From the bacterium genome, the window CTACATCGTGGACTTCTACTGCCATGCGGCAGCGCTGGTAGTGGAAGTGGATGGCGACGTGCATGCCTTCCATCGCGACGCCGACCAGGTGCGCCAGCAGGTACTCGAGCACCGGGGGCTGCACGTCTTGCGGTGCACCAACCGCGACATCGTCTCACATCTGCGCAGTGTTCTTGAGCAGATACTGGACCTGGCCGACCGCAGAGCAGTAGAGCTGAAGGCAAGAGATGACGGCAGCCCACCCCTCCCGGCGGACGCTTGCGTCCGCAGAGGGAGGGGTCGCGCCGAAGGCGCGGGGGTGGGACGACGTCCGCCCCCGGCACACCTGAACACCATGCCATCACCTCTTCTCCACATGTCCGCCATCACCAAGCGCTTCGGCCCTACCGTGGCGCTGCAGGGGGTGGACCTGCCGCTGCAGGGCGGCGAAGTCCATGCCCTCGTGGGTGAGAACGGCGCGGGCAAGAGCACACTGATGAAGGTGCTGTCGGGGGCGCTGCAGCCCGATAGCGGCGAGATGCTGCTGGCCGGAGAACCATACCGCCCGCGCCACCCGGCAGAGGCCCGCCGCGCCGGCGTCACCATGGTGTACCAGGAGCTGGCGCTGGCGCCGCACCTGTCGGTGGCGGACAACATCATGCTCGGGCTGGAGCCCACCCGCTGGGGTCTCGTGCACCGGCGTGAAGCACAGGCCAGTGTGCGCGACGCCCTGGCCCAGCTCGGCCATGCCGACCTGTCCCCCCAGGCCATCGTCGGCCATCTCTCCCCCGCCGCCCAGCAACTCACGGAGATTGCCCGCGCGCTGGTGTCTGGCTGCCGCGTGCTGGTGCTCGACGAGCCCACCAGTAGCCTGACGCAGAGTGACGTGGGGCACCTGTTCGACCTCGTGCGGCGCTTGCGCGGCAGCGGCCTGGGTCTCATCTACATCTCCCACGTCATCGAGGAAGTGAAGCAGATTGCCGACCGCGTGACGGTGCTGCGGGACGGGCAGGTGGCGGGGGGCGGCGCGGCGGCAGAGCTGTCGCCCGCGCAGATCGTGCGCCTGATGGTGGGGCGCGAGGTCACCGACCTGTATCCGCGCTCCCCGCGCGCGCCGGGCGAGGTCGTCCTGGAACTGGAGGGGCTGGCCGGTGAGACGCTCCCGCGGCACGCCAGCCTCCAACTGCGACGCGGGGAGGTCCTGGGGATTGCCGGCCTGATGGGCTCGGGGCGGACGGAGCTGCTCCGCACGCTCTTCGGGCTGGAGCCCGTGCGCGCCGGGCAGGTCCGGCTGGGCGTCCATGTCGGCCCGGCCTCGCCGCTGCGGCGCTGGCAGCAGGGCTGCGGAATGCTCAGCGAAGACCGCAAGGGGGAGGGCCTGGCGCTGGCGATGTCGGTGGCAGACAACATGACGCTGACGCGGCTCGGGGGCAGCTTCGTCTCCGGGGCGCGCCAGCAGGCCTCGGCACGGCACTGGGTCGAGACGCTCGCCATCCGCTGTCGCTCGGTCCGCCAGCCGGTCAGTGACCTGTCGGGCGGCAACCAGCAGAAGGTGGCTCTCGCACGGCTGCTGCACCACGGGGCCGATGTGCTGCTGCTCGATGAACCCACGCGGGGCATTGACGTGGGCAGCAAGGCGGAGATCTACCGTCTGATTGACCAACTGGCCAGCGGCGCAGATCGGCGGTCGGCCGCCGCGATCCTCATGGTCAGCAGTTACCTGCCGGAGCTGCTGGGCATCTGTGACCGCATTGCCGTCATGTCGCGCGGGAGACTGCTGCCGCCGCGCCCCGCCACGGAACTCACCGAGGAGGCGATCATGTTGCAGGCCACCGGGCAGGAGGCGCGCGATGGCTGAGGCCCAGGCGCAGCACACCGGGAGGCGGGCGGGGGAGCGCGTGGTCCAGTGGCTCAATGTGGCCGGGCCGCTGCTGGCCCTGATCGCCATCTACGCCGTGTTCGCCATCATCGGCCCGGACAGCTTCCGCAGCGGCGGCAACCTGGAGACGATCTGCCGCCAGACTGCCATCGTGGGGGCGGCGGCCCTGGGCATGACGATCATCATGATCGCCGGCGGAATTGACCTGTCGGTCGGTTCGGTCGTCGCACTGACGACGGTGGTGATCGCGTGGCTGCTGCAGTACGCTGGCTGGCCCGACGGTTGGGCGGCGCTGGCCGGGATCGGGGCGGGCGCGGTGTGCGGGCTGCTCACAGGTGCGCTCATCACGCGGCTGCAAGTCGTCCCGTTCATCGTGACCCTTGGCATGATGCTGATGGTACGCGGGCTGGCGAAGGCGCTGGCTCATTCGCAGAAGATTGATGCGCCGCTCGGATGGCTGAAAGACCTGACGGCTTCGCTGCCGCCCGAGCGTCAGTTCATGCTCCTGCCTCCCGGCGTCTGGCTGGTCATTGTGCTGGGGCTGATCCTCGCGCTGGCGCTGCGCCTGATGCGCTATGGCCGCCACGTCTTCGCCATCGGCTCGAACGAGCTGACCGCGCGCCTGTGCGGGGTGGCGGTGGAGCGCACCAAACTGCTGACCTACACCCTCGGCGGAGCCTTCTTCGGGCTGGCCGGGCTGATGCTCTTCAGCCGCCTCACCGTTGGCGACCCGACGGCGGCGCAGGGCCTGGAACTCGATGTGATCGCGGCGGTCGTGATCGGCGGGGGCAGCCTGTCGGGGGGCGAGGGCTCGGTTTTCGGCTCGCTGATCGGGGCGCTCATCATGAGCGTCATCGCCTCGGGCTGCTCGCAGATGGGGCTGGACAACTGGGTGCAGGAGGTTCTGACCGGAGCCATCATCGTCATCGCGGTGGCCCTGGACCGCCTGCGCCATCGTCGCGCCCGAGGAGGCTGACATGCGTCTGGCGGTCTGCGCCCTCACCCTCGTCGTCGCGACTGCCTCAGTCGCCGACCCGAACGTGGGCCTCGTCGCCCGCTACAGCTTCGAGCAACTGACCGCGGGCGGAATCCGCGACCTGAGCGGCAAGGGCAATGACCTGCAGGCCCAGGGGACGCTGACGCTGGCCCCCGGCAAGGTCGGGCAGGCCGTCCGCATCTCGAAAGAGGGCTATCCGCAGGCGCCCCTCTCCCCCACGCTCGAACTCGGTGGGGGGATGACGCTGGAGGCGTGGATCAAGCCGGAGTTCCACCCGCCCTCGGGGATGCGCCTTCTGGACCGCGCCACCATCGGCGGCAACGATGGCTTCATGTTCGACACCTGGCCAGAGGGCCATTTGCGCCTCATCATCGCCCCCGGTCTGCTGCGCGACTCCGAGCAACTCCCCGCCAACGAATGGACCCATGTGGCCGCGACCTACTCCGACGAACTAGGCGAGGCCCGCCTGTACCGCAACGGCCAGGTCGTCGCCGAGGCCGTATGCGCCGGGAAGCTCAAGGCCAGCACGCACCCGCTGAACCTCGGGGCCAGCCAGGGCGGCGGCGACCGCTTCATGGGGCTGATGGACGAAGTGCGCGTCTACAGCCGGGCCCTGGCGCCGGAGGAGATCATGGCCCACTTCCAGGGCAAGGAGATCGAGCCCCCGGCCCTGGCGCAGACCGTGCTCCCCTCCCAGCCCGCGATCATCAGAAGCGGCAAGGTGGATGTGGACTACGCCGCGCAGTGCGCCCGCAACGACCTGGTCTACCTCAGCCCCGCGGTCTACCCGTTCGAGGCCATGCACATCGGCAACGGCAACCTGGGCGCGTGTCTGTGGAACGAGCGCGGCCTGACCTGGCAGCTCAACAACGGCAGCTACCGCCATGGCATTGAGCCCGTGTCCTCGGGCAAGGTGACGCTGTCGTGCCCGGCCCTGACCCAGCAGCCCGCGCGCTTCGAGCAGCGGCAGCGACTGTGGGATGGCCTCGTGACGACCACGCTCGATGGCCCGTCCGGTGCGGCCTCGGCCACGAGCCTCGTGGTCGAAGGTGAGGACTGCCTCGTCTCGCGCCTCAAGCTCCCCGCGGGCCAGGAGGCAACGCTCGAGCTGCACCTGTGGCCCGCGCGGACGAAGGCCAAGCTCGTGTCCGGACCGGACTTCGTCGCCCTGACGGAGCACGTGGACAATGCCGACCCACTCCTGGCCGACTCGATGGCGCTACTGGTGAGGGTGGATGGCGCCGCGGTCCGCGCAGCGCAGCAGGATGAGCGCACACTGACACTCACCTTCACGGCGCCCGCAGCGGGGCTGACGCTCTATGTCGCCAACCCGATGCTGCGCGGCGACGAAGCACAGGCCCTGCAGCGGGCGCAGGCGAGCATCGCACACCTGCAGGGGCAGGGCTACGCGAAGACACTCGCCGACCACGCCGCCTTCTGGCACGGCTTCTGGCCGCGTAGCTTCGTTCACCTCACCTCGCGCCACGGCGAGGCGGAGTTCCTCGAGAACCTGTGGTATCTGTACCAGTATGACATGGCGAGCATGTCGCGACACACGCTGTGCCCGAAGTTCAACGGCGGGAACTGGCTCGTGTACGAGGACATGCGCCATTGGGGCGGGGGCTATTGGCACCAGAACACGCGGGAGGTCTTCTGGCCGCTGTACAGCTCCAACCATATCGCGCTGAGCGACCCGTTCTTTGAGCTGTATCGCGGCGTGATGAAGAACGCACGCGAGAACGGGCGCGTCGGCCTGGGCGTGGACGGCTTCTACATCCCCGAGTGGATCCCGGTCAACGGCGGCGGCCCGCTCAGAGGCAGGAAGGACTTCAGCAAGCCCGGCTACACGGCGTTCATTTTCACCGTCGGGCTGGAGGTGGCGCTGCAGGGCTGGTGGCGCTACGAGTTCAGCGGGGACGAGCAGTTCCTGCGCGATATGGTCTATCCGCTGCTGAAGGGCAGCCTGGACTTCTACGCCAACTACGCCAGGCAGGGCCCCGACGGGAAGCTGCACCTCGAGCCGGCCGATGCCCAGGAGTCGTACTGGCTGGTGAAGGACCCGGCGCAGGACCTGGCGGCCCTGCGGTGGGCGCTGCCGCTGGCGCTGAGGCTCAGCACGAAGCTCGGCGTGGATGCCGACATGCGCCCACGCTGGCAGAACCTGCTGGACAACCTGGCGCCCTTCGCGGTGGAGGCCGACAAGCACATGCTCAAGGAGGCGGATCTCCCGCCCGACGCCGAGCGACACAACTCCGAGAACGTGGCCAACTACGCCATCTACCCCTTCGGCATCTTCGGGATCGGTCTGCCCGACCACGACCTCGCGGTCAACACGTTCCGTAACCGGCCCGTCCAGGGCATGGGCAACGGCTGGGAGCCCGCGGCGATTGCCGCGGCGCGGCTAGGTCTGGCCGATGAAGCTGCCAAGCTGGCCCTCGCGCACATGGCCGCCAACATGCGCAGCAACAACGGCGGCTGGTACAGCCCGACCACGGCGGTCTTCGCCGGCAACATCCCCGACTCGCCCTACTATGACGCGGCCGGCGTGTGCGCCCAGACGCTCAACGAGATGCTGCTGCAGAGCCAGGGCGGCCTCATTCGCCTTGCCCCGGCTTGGCCCGCCAGATGGCAGTCCCAGTTCCGCCTGCGGGCCCGCGGCGGCTTCATGGTCACGGTTGACCTGCACGAGGGCCAGGTGCGCTACGCACTGATCGAGGGCGAGCGTGGCGGGACGTGCCGTCTGGCGAACCCCTGGCCGGACAGGGCCATCGTGACGTGCGCCGGCAAGCCGGTTGCCGCCGGAACGGGGCCGGAACTGGTCTTCCCGACTGCCGCCGGCAAGACGTACCTGCTGGAGCGCGCCATACAGCGGCTGGCCAAGTTCCCTGCCGGGCGACTGTCCCCGGTGGCGGCCTCTGGCCCCCGGAGCATGGGGCGCCTGGCTGCCTACCCGCAGTGGACCGGCCCGTACCTGGGCCTGGACCCGCAGGGCCGCAGCCCGCAGCGGGCGATGATGCGGCGGGCAGTGCAGGCGGCTGAGGCGCGGCTGGCGGCGGCGACGAAGGGCCTGCGCGTCGTGGGCCAGATGCGCCCGCCCGCACCCATCCCCAACGGCAAGGACGTGACGCTGGACCTCGGCGGCCCAGCGACAGTCAGCGCTGTGGTCTTCTCGCGCGACCGCACGGGGCTGTTCGTGGACCAGCCGGTGGTGGGCTATGTGATCGAGGTGTCAGCGGAGGGGCAGCAGTGGCAGGCGGTGGTGGAGCGGCCCAAGTCCGGTGCGGCGCCGGCGGGCGAGACCGTCACGTTCGCGCCCACGTCGGCACGCTTCGTGCGGCTGAGAACCTGGGGGGCGTACAGCGGGCCGGCGCGGGTGGAGGAGATCACCGTCTACGGACCGTGAGAATCAGTCAGGCCCGACACGGCTGTCGGGCCTGCAAGATGCTCGGCGGACAGGCGGCTGCTTACGCGGTCGCAGCTTCCGGCGTGGCCTCGACAGGCAGCACATTGGCGACCCGGCGGCCGTTGGGGATGTGCTTGAACTCGATGCGGCCAGTCGCCACGGCAAAGAGCGTGTCATCCTTGCCCTTCATGACGTTCAGGCCGGGGTGGATCTTGGTGCCGCGCTGGCGGATGATGATCGTGCCGGGCGTGACCATCTGCCCGCCGTAGGCCTTGACGCCCAGGCGCTTGGACTTGCTGTCCCGGCCGTTCTTCGAACTCCCCATACCCTTCTTGTGGGCCATATCTGTACACTCCTCTGGAAGGCAACGATGGACACTGAACGAGGCGTGACGAGTGGGCGTCCGTCACGCGTGGTCTGTCGCTACCCGGTTATGCTCGTGACGCGGACCTCGGTGTAGTCCTGCCGGTGGCCGCGGATCTTGCGGTAGTGCTTCTTGGGCCGGTACTTGAAGACGATGATCTTCTTGCCGCGGCCCTGGGCGACGACTTTGCCGGTGACCTTGGCGCCGGTCACGTAGGGCGCGCCGACCTTGAAGTCCTCGCCGTCGCGGACCGCCAGCACCTGGTCGAAGGTCACTTCGGCCTGTGGCTCGAGCTGCAGCTTCTCCACGCGGATGACGTCATTCTCGGCAGCGGCGTACTGGTGACCGCCGGACTGGAAAATCGCATACATCGCCAGGCTCGTCCTTTCCGGGGCGCCCGGGGTGGTCATCTGCCCTGCAAGCGCCGAAACAAAGCACCAGCCGTGCGACCACGTGCGGTCGCGAGCGCCCGGCTGGCACGGATTGGTAGTATATCCATTCACTCGTGGCGCGTCAACTGTGAATCACGTGGTCTGATGAGCGGCGGCGGCCAGAGCCGCACGCTTGCGGGCGAAGAGCTCGGCCAACTCCGGCGCGTGAGCGGTGATGATCGGCTCGAACGGGCACGCAGCGCAGCACTTCACCCGGTCGCTCCTGAGGTTGCGGCGGCACAGCCGCAGGTGCCGCGCCAGCTTCTGCTCATCCAGGGCGAACTGCTCCATGACTCGGTCCTACTGCGATGTCAGCCCGTACAGCTCGACCGCATTGTCGTGCAACAGCATCCTGCCCAGGTCCTCGGCCGTCTCGCGGCTCAGGAAGTCCCGCTTCCCCTTCCTGGCCAGGACATCCGCGATACACGACCGGGCCATCACCAGGTGCCCGTATACGAACTCTGGCAGGTTCACATCCGACCCGAAACCCAGGAGGCGGTGGCCAGGGACGAGGTCAATCCACTCGTCCAGCGACTGCCGGCTGGCCTCCATGCTGATGACATACATCCAGGCCATGTTGAGCCACACGTTGGGGAAGTGCTTGGCCATCATGCCGATCTCGCGACTCCACGGGTAGCCGCCATGGTAGAGGTTGAACCGTGTCCCCGGGAAGGCGCGTATCAGGTTGAGCAGTAGTAGTGGGTCGGAGTCCGGGATCCAGCAGCCGTTGCCCTGCACGCCGGTGTGGATGTCGAAGACCAGTCCGGTGTCCGTGCACAGCCCGGCCAGGAAGAAGATGACGTAGTCCTCCAGGCGCTTGGCTTCGCTCCACGGGAGCGTCTCGCCACGCAGCGCCCGCTCGAAGATCAGTGCGGCGACGACCTCCGGCACGGGCTCGGATTGCAGCGTCCGGCGGTAGGCATGGGCCAGCTTGATGCCCACGGCCCCCCGCTGCTGATAGCCCGCCACGGCGTCCGCCAGGGCCTCGCGTAGCTCGCGCAGTGAGCGGATCTCGCGGTCCAGGTGCTCCTCGAGGTGGCGGCGGGGCGCGGAGCGGTACAGGTCCAGTGCCGGCTCCATGCGCAGGATGGCGGTGAAGTACTCAGGCTCCCAGTCCTGGAACCAGGGGATGTTCTTGACCTGCGTGCGCACGCGGGCCCGCTCAACCAGGACGTGATGGAACCAGTCCGGGGCGGCGGTCTGCGTCTTGATGCGCTCGTTGAGCGCCTGCCAGTTGGCGTCGCTCAGCTCCTCCCCCTCCATGCCGAACAGGTCGCGGTACACGACGAGGTTGTGCCGCCAGTACGACTCGTTGCGGGCGCGGGCCAGAATGGCGCGCAGATGCTCCCAGCGCAGGTCGTCGGAGGCATGCGGGTCGCGTATCGGCCCGGGCACGGTCGGCAGCAGCCCGGCGATCTCGCGGTCGAAGTAGGCTGTCATGCGGAACAGATCCCACGGCCCCTCGGCGGTGTACTCACACTTCAGGTGCGTGTGGGAGTGGCAGTCCACGACTGTCAGCGTCTCAAGCAGGGCCGCCAGCTCGTCGCGCGTCGTGTCCATGGTCAGCCTCCGAAGTCAATCTCTGTCGGCCCGTCACCCCACTTCTCGCCGTAGCAGTGCAGCCGGACGTCCCGGGTCTCGGGCGGGAAGTTCGAGTCTCCGTAGCTCCAGAACACCCGCACATCCCCCGGCCCAAGCTGGTGGTTGAGCGCCACCTTGACGTTGTTGTGTGAGTACTGCGACCCGCTCGTGATGTGTTTCGTGTTGGTCCAGGTGCGGCCGCCGTCGGTGGACTGCCACTCCTCGATTTCTCCCCCATCCTCGCTGGGCTGCACGGGTGTGGAGGGCACATAGACGCGAATGTCGTCGGCGCCGAGAATGACGATGCCGCCGTCGTCGTACATGTGGTCGCTGAGAGCCACAGTGGAGAAGTGCCAGGCCCCGTCCTCCAGCCACCCAACCTTCCAGAGGCCCTCGAAGGTCTCCACCTCGCTGTCTATGAACAGCACATACGGGCGTCCCTGCGCGTCAAGCTGGATGTCCTTGAGCCACACGCCGTGGGTGCCGCAGTTGTAGATCTCCTCCTGGGTCTCCAGCGTGATCGGCAGTTCGTAGGCCGCGCCGTCGCTGCGCCGCCAGGTTATCCCCCCGTCATCGGAGTAGGCGTAGTAGATGTGGTGGCGCAGCGCCCAGGCGTGCTTGGTCTCGCGCTCCTCCGGGGTGCCGCCGTTGAGGCGCGACCACACGAAGTGCACCCGACGCGGGAACGCGCCGGTCTCGGCGATGGTGATGCCGTAGACGGAGCACTCGGCCAGGGTCACGAGGTCGCGCGCCGGCTCCCAACTCCGCCCACCATCGCGTGACACCGTGCCGCGCCACTCGCTGTCGGACCACTCGCGCTTCTCGCGGTAGGACACGAAGATCTCCCCCGGCTGAAGCTCCCAGGGCTGCGGGTACGAGGTCAGCTTGTCGGGCAGGTCGCTGACCTGCTCCCAACTGCTGATGTCGTAGGGCCGCACGGAGCGCAGGACCTGCGTGGGATGGCAGTGGGCCCCGTAGAAGACCACCAGGTGGCCGCCCTGCTCGATGAGCAGTGTGGGGTTGCGGTGGGCGTCGCCGTCGGGGTTGCTGCCCAGCACCACCGGATGGGCGAAGCGTCCTGCGGCGTGGTCGTAGAAGCTGATGGTGGGCGCGTTGTCGGCGTTGCCATACACGAAGAAGGTCTTCGACACGGCGGGGGCACATATCGCCATGGGCCGGTGCCAGGCGCAGTAGGTGGCCATGGGGCCGGAGTAGACGTAGTCGTGGCCGGGCAGCGTGTTGACCTTGTGACCGCAGCAGTACCAGACGCCTCGGCACTCTGACGGCGGCAGGTTCTCCATGGTGGGGGGCCTCCGGGACGATGAAATCTGGGCAGGAGAGGGTTCTTCACCTGGCGCTCCGGCACCTTTGCTGCAAGGTGCGGCAGAACTGCTGCAACGTTCGGCCGGTTCGGTTGTCTATGGAACTGACGATCAAGTCAGCGCCACTTACTGTCTGCATCGCTGCCGGCGCTGGTCATCGCGCTTCTGCCGCCTGGGGCGCTTTCGATCCCGGTACGCCGGCGACGTTTGCCGATGCGGATGGTGCATATGTCCCATTGCCCCCACATTCTGCAGTTGCAGGCCCTGGCCGATGGTCAGTGCGACGCCGCTGAGGCGCGCGCGCTGGCCGAGCATCTGGCCGCCTGCCCGGCTTGCGCCGACAAGCTGCGCGAGCTGCGGCTGGCTTGCCTGCCTCTGCATGTGCTCACCGAAGCCCCCCCTGCCGACCTGGAAGCCCGCCTGCATGACGCCGTGCGCGCCGTGCAGCCCCTGGCGCCGCTGACCTGCAAGCAGGCCCTCGAATGGGTCTCGCTGCGGCTGGACGGCGAGTTGGCACACGAACAGGCGCAACGGCTGGAGGCACACCTGTCGGCCTGCGGGCCGTGCCATCGGGCGGCTGCCGAGATGACGCTGACGACGGACCTGCTGCGCGCCACCGAACCCGAGGCTGCCCCGGTGGGGCTCCTGGCCCGGGTGCAGGCAGCGGCGGAACTGGCGGCCCCCGCGCGGCCTGCCCCGGCGCCGCGCTCGGTGCTGCGCCGTTGGGGCATGGGCCTGGCTGGCGTGGCTGCCGCTGCCGCGGTGTTCCTGGCGGTGCTGCTCAACTCCCTGACCCCCGTGACACAAGCGCCAATCCCGGTTGTCGCGACAGCACCCGCTACGCCGCAGGCTGTGGCCACGTTGCCCTCGACGCCCGTTGCCGCGCCACAGTTGGGGCCCGCGGCAACTCCGGAGTCTTCTCGGGGGCTCATCCCTGGCCACTCCACGGGCCGCAGTGCTCGCGTGACGGAGGCGCGGGTGGCGACGGTGACGCCCTCGCCATCCCCGGCGCCTCGCGCGGTCGCTCCGGCCACGCCTCGCAAAGTGCCCACGCCCCGGGCTCCGTCCGCCCCGGCGGGGCTGTCGGTCGTGGCCCTGGGGTCCCGTGGCCCGGCGGCCCTGGATCTGGCGCCCCCGGCCTTGCCCGAGGTCCATGCCGAACATCCGACACTGGAGATGGTAGCTTCGGCACACAGTGTCACGACGCTGCCCGCTGTCCCCCACACCGCGCCCACCAGCCCGGTGCGCGTCGCGGCGGACGTCCCGAAGCCGACGCCGACCGCGGCGGACGACCGCCCCGCCCCGGCGCCGGCGCCCGTGCGCTCGCGCAGCAACTGGGTCAGCCGCCCTGTCAGCGCCGAGCGCGAGATCTACCGATCGAGTGACACCAGCACCCGCCTGGCCGACGCCCGAATGGACCTCGCCCGCGACGCCCGCGACGTGAACCGCTTCCGCTCGCCGGGTATCGCGATCACCCACTAGCCGTACCTCACCACGCAGACCGCGCGGCAGGCCTCAGGGCCTGCCGTTTTCGTGCCACGGGCCGGCAAAGACGGGGGAGGACCTCGCGCTGCCGCCGCCGAAGCTGCGCCATCATTCCTCCGAGGAGCCCGTCATGTCCGAACTGCGCCAGCGCGTGTTGCAGCACCTGGTTCAGGCCGCCGATCTGCATCTGTCCCGGTTTGAGGAGAGGACCGGACGGTTCATCACGGCCCCGGCGGGCGCCATCGCCCCCAGCGCCCGCCCAGAAGACCTCGGCTGGTGCCCCATCAACCAGGACGTGATCTATCCGCTGGCCACGCTATACGTCGCGCCCGACAGCCCCCACCAGGGCTCGTCGCGCCTGTTGGAGGTCGTCTGCCAGGCGGGCGACGCCCTCCGGGACTTCCAGTACCCGGACGGCCAGGTGGAGTTCATCAAGGCCGACGGCAGCAAGTGGGGCCCCACGTACATGTGCTGGACGAACTACGCCTGGTTGGAGGCCTATGCCCTGTTGCGGGAGGAGCTGGGCGCAGAGCGGCGGCGGTGCTGGGAGGAGGGCCTGACGCTGGCCCACGACGGCCAGGCGCGAGAGATCGCCAACGGCCATGTGCACAACATCCCGACATGGAAGGCCATGAGCTGTGTGCGCGCCGGGCAGATCTTCGGCCGGGACGACTGGCAGGAGGCCGGGCGGGCAATGATCGCTCACACGGTCGCCGCGCAGCATGAGGCCGGCTACTGGGCCGAGCACGGTGGCCCGTCCACCCTCTACAACCTCACCTATGTCCACGCGCTCGGTCTATACCATGTCCTCACAGGCGATGCCAGTGTGCTGCCGGCGCTGCAGGCCGCGACCGAGTTCCACGAGACGTTCACCTACCCCGATGGCGCGGTGGTCGAGACGGTGGACGGGCGCGTCAAGTACCACCACCGAGTCTCGCAGTTCGCCTGGCCCGCCTTCTCGCTCTTCCCTGACGGCCGCAGCCATCTGCGGCATTTGATCGAGCGCTTCAGCCCGCAGCGAGACGCCGACAGCATGCAAGGCGGTAGCCTCGCCTCGTCCTACTGGCACCTGAAGGATGGCCCGGAGAGCCCCTGCCTGTTGGACCAGACGAGCTTCACCCGGCCTGTCCGCGACTGGGCGATGGTCTCGCGGCAGGGCCCGTGGTTCGCATGCCTGAGCGCCTTCGTCTGCCCGCCGGTCAACAGCCGCTGGGGGCAGGATCGCCAGAGCTTCCTCTCGCTGTGGCACGAGGAGGCCGGCCTGCTCATCGGCGGCGGGAACTCCAAGATCCAGCCGGAGTGGTCCACCTTCAGCGCCGGCGGGCGGTTCATGCCGGACAGCGGCGAACTGACGGACCAGGGGATCGCGCTGCAGTACGGGGATGTGCGCTGCGCGCTGGAAGTGGCTCTAGCGGACGCGGAGGCCACCATCACCGCGCGCGCCGAGAAGGGACTGGCCCTGCACAACCTGGTGCTCACCATGAAGCGGGGCCAGCGGCTGCGCACCGCGGCGGGGATGGACGTGACGCTGGGAAACGAGGCGCTGGCGCTCGGGACGGCCCAGTTGGGCGACTGGCTGCAGCTCGGCGACCACCGCCTCAGCCTGCCCCACGGCGCGGAGTTGCGCTGGCCCAGCTATGCCTACAACCCCTACGCCATAGACGCCGCCCCGCCGGCCGGTTCCGAGATGGGCGTGCTGTCCGCGCGGCTCGACAACTCGGAGATCACGTGGCGGGTGCGCCTCGTTCCGTAGGGCAGGCGGCCTCGCCTAGACCAGTACGGCAGGCGGCCTCACCTCTACGAGTAGGGCAGGCGGCCTCGCCTGCCCGAAGCGCGGGCGGGGCCGCCCGCGCTGCTGGAGGGGGGATGTCTACGGCTGCCAGTCCGGCGGCAGGTCCAGCACCCACACGTCATTGACCAGCGGCCAGGCATTGCCCGCCACCAGCCAGAGCTTGTCCTGGAAGACGTACGCCGAGTGCTCGTGACGCTCGGACCAGATCGTTGGCGTCTTCAGTTCCTTCCACGTGATGCCGTCGGCGGTGTACCACACATCGTTCCAGTTGCGGCTGGGCTCGTTCGACCAGCCGCCCAGCACCCACATGCACCCGCGGTAGACGACCGCCGAGAACCAGATGCGCTCGTGCCAGGGCGCGTGTTCGGTCACCTGCGTCCACGTCGCTCCGTCCTCCGAGGCCCACACGTCATTGTAGCCCCGGTAGGCAGGCAGGTAGTTGCCCCCGCCGAGGACCCAGAGCTGGCCCCGGAACTCCAGCATGGCATGGTAGGCGCGCGGCGCCCAGGGCGCACGGGCCGTGGCCTGCACCCATTGCGCGCCATCGGCCGACGACCAGACGTCGTTCCGCAGCGTGCTGTCATCGCCGAAGAAGTACTTCTCATTGCCCCCGCAGAGCCACATGCGGTCGCGATGCACCGCCGCCGCGGCGCCCAACCGGGGGCTCCAGGCGGCTTG encodes:
- the rplU gene encoding 50S ribosomal protein L21; its protein translation is MYAIFQSGGHQYAAAENDVIRVEKLQLEPQAEVTFDQVLAVRDGEDFKVGAPYVTGAKVTGKVVAQGRGKKIIVFKYRPKKHYRKIRGHRQDYTEVRVTSITG
- a CDS encoding amidohydrolase, which produces MDTTRDELAALLETLTVVDCHSHTHLKCEYTAEGPWDLFRMTAYFDREIAGLLPTVPGPIRDPHASDDLRWEHLRAILARARNESYWRHNLVVYRDLFGMEGEELSDANWQALNERIKTQTAAPDWFHHVLVERARVRTQVKNIPWFQDWEPEYFTAILRMEPALDLYRSAPRRHLEEHLDREIRSLRELREALADAVAGYQQRGAVGIKLAHAYRRTLQSEPVPEVVAALIFERALRGETLPWSEAKRLEDYVIFFLAGLCTDTGLVFDIHTGVQGNGCWIPDSDPLLLLNLIRAFPGTRFNLYHGGYPWSREIGMMAKHFPNVWLNMAWMYVISMEASRQSLDEWIDLVPGHRLLGFGSDVNLPEFVYGHLVMARSCIADVLARKGKRDFLSRETAEDLGRMLLHDNAVELYGLTSQ
- a CDS encoding BNR repeat-containing protein; protein product: MENLPPSECRGVWYCCGHKVNTLPGHDYVYSGPMATYCAWHRPMAICAPAVSKTFFVYGNADNAPTISFYDHAAGRFAHPVVLGSNPDGDAHRNPTLLIEQGGHLVVFYGAHCHPTQVLRSVRPYDISSWEQVSDLPDKLTSYPQPWELQPGEIFVSYREKREWSDSEWRGTVSRDGGRSWEPARDLVTLAECSVYGITIAETGAFPRRVHFVWSRLNGGTPEERETKHAWALRHHIYYAYSDDGGITWRRSDGAAYELPITLETQEEIYNCGTHGVWLKDIQLDAQGRPYVLFIDSEVETFEGLWKVGWLEDGAWHFSTVALSDHMYDDGGIVILGADDIRVYVPSTPVQPSEDGGEIEEWQSTDGGRTWTNTKHITSGSQYSHNNVKVALNHQLGPGDVRVFWSYGDSNFPPETRDVRLHCYGEKWGDGPTEIDFGG
- a CDS encoding zf-HC2 domain-containing protein, yielding MSHCPHILQLQALADGQCDAAEARALAEHLAACPACADKLRELRLACLPLHVLTEAPPADLEARLHDAVRAVQPLAPLTCKQALEWVSLRLDGELAHEQAQRLEAHLSACGPCHRAAAEMTLTTDLLRATEPEAAPVGLLARVQAAAELAAPARPAPAPRSVLRRWGMGLAGVAAAAAVFLAVLLNSLTPVTQAPIPVVATAPATPQAVATLPSTPVAAPQLGPAATPESSRGLIPGHSTGRSARVTEARVATVTPSPSPAPRAVAPATPRKVPTPRAPSAPAGLSVVALGSRGPAALDLAPPALPEVHAEHPTLEMVASAHSVTTLPAVPHTAPTSPVRVAADVPKPTPTAADDRPAPAPAPVRSRSNWVSRPVSAEREIYRSSDTSTRLADARMDLARDARDVNRFRSPGIAITH
- a CDS encoding galactose oxidase yields the protein WKLVSEHAAWAPRDSCGEVVHEGRMWLLGGWFNSNIIGPRDVWASPDGVQWQEVTHEAGWKHGDLPTTLTFDGRMWFMGGWYAGRLPEGGPTSSVWSSRDGAKWDCVAEQAAWSPRLGAAAAVHRDRMWLCGGNEKYFFGDDSTLRNDVWSSADGAQWVQATARAPWAPRAYHAMLEFRGQLWVLGGGNYLPAYRGYNDVWASEDGATWTQVTEHAPWHERIWFSAVVYRGCMWVLGGWSNEPSRNWNDVWYTADGITWKELKTPTIWSERHEHSAYVFQDKLWLVAGNAWPLVNDVWVLDLPPDWQP